One region of Luteolibacter yonseiensis genomic DNA includes:
- the cysN gene encoding sulfate adenylyltransferase subunit CysN, which yields MDLLRFTTAGSVDDGKSTLIGRLLYDSKSIFEDQLEAMEESSRRRGDENVNLALLTDGLKAEREQGITIDVAYRYFATPKRKFIIADTPGHIQYTRNMVTGASTANLAIILIDARKGVIEQTKRHSFIANLLRIQHLVVAVNKMDLVDYSEEVYTKIIKDFREFASRLDNIVEITDIPISALNGDNVVDKSEHMPWYQGPTFLYHLENVYVGGEENHVDARFPVQWVIRPMSDEWHDFRGYAGRVAGGVFKPGDEVTVLPSGFSTKVKAIHSPDGELEEAFAPQSVCITLEEEIDISRGDTLVKTNNPPRVEQDIEAMICWFSNKPMPPKAKLVIRHTTQETKAIIQEVKYHVDINTLHKIEGVTGFNMNDIGRISLRTAVPLIHDSYRRNRITGSFILIDPGTNETVAAGMII from the coding sequence ATGGATCTTCTCCGCTTCACCACCGCTGGCTCCGTCGATGACGGCAAATCCACCCTCATCGGCCGCCTTCTTTACGACTCCAAGTCCATCTTCGAGGATCAGCTCGAAGCCATGGAGGAATCCTCGCGCCGCCGTGGGGATGAGAACGTGAACCTCGCCCTGCTGACCGACGGTCTCAAGGCCGAGCGGGAACAAGGCATCACCATCGATGTCGCCTACCGCTACTTCGCCACACCGAAACGGAAATTCATCATCGCCGACACTCCGGGCCACATCCAATACACCCGCAACATGGTGACGGGAGCCTCCACGGCCAACCTGGCGATCATCCTGATCGACGCCCGCAAGGGGGTGATCGAGCAAACCAAGCGGCACTCGTTCATCGCCAACCTGCTGCGCATCCAACACCTCGTCGTCGCGGTGAACAAGATGGACCTCGTGGACTACTCCGAGGAGGTTTACACAAAAATCATCAAGGACTTCCGGGAATTCGCATCCCGCTTGGACAATATCGTCGAAATCACCGACATCCCCATTTCCGCGCTGAACGGCGACAATGTGGTCGATAAATCCGAACACATGCCCTGGTACCAAGGGCCGACGTTCCTCTATCACCTGGAGAACGTCTATGTCGGCGGCGAGGAAAACCACGTGGACGCCCGCTTCCCCGTGCAGTGGGTCATCCGCCCGATGAGCGACGAATGGCATGATTTCCGCGGCTACGCGGGCCGGGTGGCCGGTGGCGTCTTCAAGCCCGGTGATGAAGTCACCGTCCTTCCCTCGGGCTTCTCGACCAAGGTCAAGGCCATCCACAGTCCGGATGGAGAACTCGAAGAGGCCTTCGCTCCGCAATCCGTCTGCATCACCCTTGAAGAGGAAATCGACATCTCCCGCGGCGACACATTGGTGAAAACCAACAATCCTCCCCGTGTGGAGCAGGACATCGAGGCGATGATCTGCTGGTTCTCGAACAAGCCGATGCCGCCGAAGGCGAAACTCGTCATCCGTCATACGACGCAGGAGACCAAGGCCATCATCCAGGAGGTGAAGTACCACGTGGACATCAACACGCTTCACAAGATCGAAGGGGTGACTGGTTTCAACATGAATGACATCGGTCGCATTTCCCTGCGCACCGCCGTCCCCCTGATCCACGACTCCTACCGCCGGAACCGCATCACCGGCTCGTTCATCCTCATCGATCCCGGCACCAACGAAACCGTGGCCGCGGGAATGATCATCTGA
- a CDS encoding TVP38/TMEM64 family protein yields MHVIRRLLSDGRVRACGILFCLLLLVVGGIAWKTGITPGDLKSWWFSLNAYLVKNPWALFAALVILPGFPVPLSALLFTAGVVWRDQPAMACLLSLAAITLNLAWTYWAAAGPGRKVVEKLLVSTSVKIPDLPKGDHLKLILILKLTPGIPHFFQNYLLGFLRVPFLLYLPVSIICNGVIGTGIVLSGVGLADGRLMPALTGISLIAVGVVLTQLVRNWLARRKQVAG; encoded by the coding sequence ATGCATGTGATTCGGAGATTGCTCAGCGACGGTCGCGTGCGTGCGTGCGGGATACTCTTTTGCCTTCTGTTGTTGGTCGTGGGGGGGATCGCGTGGAAAACGGGCATCACACCTGGCGATCTCAAGTCCTGGTGGTTTTCGCTGAATGCCTATCTGGTGAAAAACCCTTGGGCATTGTTTGCCGCACTGGTGATCCTGCCGGGTTTTCCGGTTCCTCTCAGCGCCTTGTTATTCACGGCCGGAGTGGTTTGGAGGGATCAGCCGGCGATGGCTTGTCTGCTCAGCCTGGCCGCCATCACCCTTAACCTTGCCTGGACCTACTGGGCGGCTGCCGGACCGGGACGGAAGGTGGTGGAAAAACTGCTCGTCTCGACCTCGGTGAAAATTCCTGATCTGCCGAAAGGGGATCATCTGAAACTCATTCTGATCCTGAAGCTTACGCCGGGGATTCCCCACTTTTTCCAGAATTACCTTCTCGGATTCCTGCGTGTGCCGTTCCTGCTGTATCTTCCCGTCTCGATCATTTGCAATGGCGTCATCGGTACGGGGATCGTGCTCAGCGGGGTGGGGCTGGCAGATGGACGGCTGATGCCCGCGCTGACAGGCATTTCATTGATCGCGGTCGGGGTGGTCCTCACCCAATTGGTCCGGAACTGGCTGGCGAGACGGAAACAGGTGGCGGGTTGA
- a CDS encoding glycosyltransferase family 2 protein — protein MTDSPDTPRLLVVMPVFNEQASVEEVVRSWMAVLDETVGDFTLLTINDGSTDGTEAKLQDLAARFAPRMELLSRPNRGHGQTCVQGYLIALERKIPHILQIDSDGQSSPDHFADFWVLRDRFDVIYGKRSRRDGFRRVLASQILRTSLKLLTRADCVDANVPYRLMTGSSCASAIRAIPPDFDLANVALSVLLRKMPAIRHGQVPIGFPPRLGGEPSVPFFKFATKARELFQQLRTSGIAAK, from the coding sequence ATGACCGATTCTCCCGACACGCCCCGATTGCTGGTTGTGATGCCCGTGTTCAACGAGCAGGCATCCGTCGAAGAGGTTGTCCGCTCGTGGATGGCGGTGCTGGATGAGACGGTCGGAGATTTCACCCTTCTGACGATCAATGACGGCTCCACAGATGGCACGGAAGCCAAGCTTCAGGATCTCGCCGCCCGGTTCGCTCCCCGGATGGAGTTGTTGAGCCGTCCGAACCGCGGGCATGGGCAGACCTGCGTCCAAGGCTATCTGATCGCCCTTGAACGCAAGATTCCCCATATCCTGCAGATCGACTCGGATGGCCAATCCTCGCCCGACCATTTCGCGGATTTCTGGGTATTGAGAGACCGGTTCGATGTCATCTATGGCAAGCGTTCGAGACGGGATGGATTCCGCCGGGTTCTGGCGAGCCAGATTCTGAGAACCTCCCTCAAACTCCTCACCCGTGCCGATTGCGTGGATGCCAACGTTCCCTATCGATTGATGACGGGGAGTTCCTGTGCCTCCGCCATCCGTGCCATCCCGCCGGATTTCGACCTGGCGAACGTCGCCCTCTCCGTCCTCCTCAGGAAAATGCCGGCAATCCGCCACGGACAGGTGCCCATCGGTTTTCCACCCCGCCTCGGTGGCGAACCGTCGGTCCCGTTCTTCAAATTTGCCACAAAGGCCCGGGAGCTTTTCCAACAGCTCAGGACATCCGGCATCGCCGCGAAATGA